A DNA window from Candidatus Saccharibacteria bacterium oral taxon 955 contains the following coding sequences:
- a CDS encoding serine hydrolase, with translation MDNTILKNKKIHQATLLVYKGSDKVAEMSKGDMTSDSPFAIASISKLYTDALIFWLIDQKRLNYDSCLTDLLPGTMVDGLSNIDKVTVRHLVDQTSGFANYEMDKFPNGTVLFEELLRHDRPVDVEGALKMVSELPSRGEPGERAYYADINALLLGEICQNITGKSLPKLLEQVICRPLGLTSTHYYTLTEKDVAPIYNGDCVAMLPKYLSTQMAQGGIISTNKELMRFLQAFFGGELFSKEHITDPTFRPIQFVPLKYGSGMMQLKIPRILSPFIPAPEIIGHSGVSGSFAFYCPSKDVFVTGTINQVKHRPFEVIYRSIDRVTQ, from the coding sequence TACAATTTTGAAAAACAAGAAAATCCACCAGGCGACACTGTTGGTATATAAGGGCAGTGATAAAGTCGCTGAAATGTCAAAGGGGGATATGACGAGCGATTCACCGTTTGCGATTGCGAGTATCTCGAAATTATATACTGACGCACTGATCTTTTGGCTGATTGATCAAAAACGACTTAACTACGATTCATGTTTGACTGATCTGTTGCCGGGTACCATGGTTGACGGACTGTCGAATATCGATAAAGTAACAGTAAGACATTTGGTTGATCAGACGTCAGGTTTTGCGAACTACGAGATGGATAAGTTTCCGAACGGTACAGTGCTGTTTGAGGAGCTATTACGACACGACCGCCCAGTAGATGTAGAGGGCGCATTGAAAATGGTGTCTGAGTTGCCGTCTAGGGGTGAGCCCGGCGAGCGCGCATATTACGCTGATATTAACGCGCTACTGCTCGGTGAGATTTGTCAGAATATTACTGGCAAATCACTACCTAAATTGCTTGAACAGGTTATTTGTCGGCCGCTTGGACTCACTAGTACGCATTACTATACCCTGACCGAAAAAGATGTCGCTCCAATTTATAATGGTGATTGTGTAGCTATGCTCCCGAAATATCTTTCAACACAGATGGCGCAGGGTGGCATAATTTCGACCAATAAGGAGCTAATGAGGTTCTTGCAGGCATTTTTTGGCGGTGAGCTATTTTCTAAGGAGCACATTACCGATCCGACTTTTCGACCCATTCAGTTTGTACCACTTAAGTACGGAAGCGGGATGATGCAACTAAAAATCCCACGTATACTGTCTCCGTTCATCCCAGCTCCAGAGATTATTGGCCATAGTGGCGTGAGTGGTAGTTTTGCTTTTTACTGCCCTTCAAAGGATGTGTTCGTGACGGGAACAATTAATCAAGTCAAACATCGGCCGTTTGAAGTAATATATCGGTCAATAGACAGGGTCACGCAGTAA
- the sbcB gene encoding exodeoxyribonuclease I encodes MAQTFFFYDLETSGLSSRQDRIMQFAGQRTDMNLESIGEPYNILVKLNDDTLPSPDALMVTGISPQKTLEEGYTESEFSRILTEEIFTPDTIAVGYNNVRFDDEFVRHLFWRNFYDPYEWSWKDGRSRWDLLDVIRMTRALRPDGIIWPLDTEGRATNRLELLTKENGIIHENAHDALADVIALIDVARLVKQKQPQLFDYLFKMRDKKAVQQLVNLDNKQPFVYASGRYDIAWNKATVAFPLTSAANGNVVVYDLRHDPTPFVGLDDKALADKIFASWEERQADDFIALPAKILQYNRCPAVAPLGVLEQGNGWTKIGLDAETVQRHMKILLAYPEFAERLRTVFERKKEYSASPDVEGQLYDGFLNDRDRLRAETVRNATERELVDFHPDFSDERLAPLLLHYKARNYPDTLSESEVVEWERWRSDRIQRQLPEFMKSLHRLGVTSGESGQFMLEELKLWAESVMPSDE; translated from the coding sequence ATGGCGCAGACATTCTTTTTCTACGATCTCGAAACGAGTGGATTGAGCTCGCGTCAGGATAGAATCATGCAGTTTGCTGGACAGCGGACGGACATGAATCTCGAGTCAATTGGTGAGCCTTATAATATCCTCGTTAAACTAAATGATGACACATTGCCGAGTCCTGACGCCCTTATGGTTACAGGTATCTCTCCGCAAAAAACCCTCGAAGAGGGCTATACTGAGAGCGAGTTTTCGCGTATTTTGACGGAAGAGATTTTTACACCTGATACGATCGCGGTTGGTTACAATAATGTTAGGTTTGATGATGAGTTTGTGCGCCATTTGTTTTGGCGTAATTTTTATGACCCTTATGAGTGGTCTTGGAAAGACGGTCGGTCACGATGGGATCTGCTAGACGTTATTCGGATGACCAGAGCGCTCCGACCCGATGGGATAATCTGGCCGTTAGATACAGAGGGCAGGGCGACTAATCGGCTTGAGCTACTAACGAAAGAGAATGGGATCATTCACGAAAATGCTCACGATGCTCTGGCTGACGTTATCGCGCTGATTGACGTAGCGAGGTTGGTCAAACAAAAACAGCCTCAGTTATTTGATTATCTATTTAAGATGCGTGACAAGAAGGCCGTGCAGCAACTTGTTAATCTAGATAATAAGCAGCCGTTTGTTTATGCGAGTGGCCGATATGATATCGCTTGGAATAAAGCGACCGTAGCCTTTCCTCTGACGAGTGCCGCAAATGGTAACGTTGTAGTTTATGATTTGCGCCATGATCCAACTCCGTTTGTTGGGCTAGACGACAAAGCTCTAGCTGATAAGATTTTCGCAAGCTGGGAAGAGCGACAGGCTGATGATTTTATTGCTCTACCAGCCAAGATTTTACAGTACAACCGCTGTCCAGCAGTGGCTCCGCTAGGGGTGCTTGAGCAGGGTAATGGTTGGACAAAGATTGGGCTTGATGCCGAGACCGTCCAGCGTCATATGAAAATACTTTTAGCTTATCCTGAATTTGCGGAGCGTTTGCGAACAGTGTTTGAACGCAAGAAGGAATATTCTGCTTCGCCTGACGTCGAGGGTCAGTTGTATGATGGCTTTTTGAACGACCGCGATAGGCTTCGAGCGGAAACGGTACGCAATGCGACTGAACGTGAGCTGGTTGACTTTCATCCTGATTTTTCTGATGAGCGTCTTGCGCCACTTTTGCTTCATTATAAGGCACGCAACTACCCGGATACCCTAAGCGAGTCTGAGGTAGTTGAATGGGAAAGGTGGCGAAGCGATAGGATACAGCGACAGCTTCCTGAGTTTATGAAATCCTTACATCGACTTGGTGTGACGTCTGGTGAATCTGGGCAGTTTATGCTAGAGGAGCTAAAACTTTGGGCGGAGTCGGTGATGCCGAGCGACGAGTAG
- the uvrA gene encoding excinuclease ABC subunit UvrA, whose amino-acid sequence MSETIRVKGAREHNLKDIDVEIPRDKLVVVTGLSGSGKSSLVFDTIYAEGQRRYVESLSSYARQFLGIMDKPDVDSIDGLSPAISIDQKSTSRNPRSTVATVTEIYDYLRLLFARIGVPHCPVCGKPVHRRTAQAIIDEVMKLPEGSKLMVLAPIVSQKKGEFMHIPEQYMRNGFARARVDGVVYSLDEFPELQKSYKHDIEIVVDRIVMKPDAITRVTQSIEQSLDIASGVVQLLDADSGEIYTYSQRYACVDHPGEDIPELEPRLFSFNAPQGACPVCTGLGSRLEVDPDLVFNPNLTIAEGAIRPYNRVNSDAWYMKRLAVVAEEHGFSIHVPVKQLRPADLEKVLYGTGSQKYRITLSGNRFYDSTYEGVIPNLERRHRETDSDFMRRDIERFMRERECTACKGMRLKPAVLAVKVHGLNIMDMCRLGVDDAIEMIDALELSDEEEFIAKPIRKEVRARLGFMSNVGLSYLELSRAANTLSGGEAQRIRLATQIGSGLQGVLYVLDEPSIGLHQRDNDRLIGTLKHLRDLGNSVLVVEHDEDTIAQADYLVDVGPGAGVRGGKIVAQGTPAEVAKNPDSITGRYLAGVEKIPVPKKRRVIEKGRKLIVRGAKENNLKNIDVAFPLGAMTLVTGVSGSGKSTLVNDILAKELAARLHRAQEVPGTHENIEGIEHLDKVIVIDQSAIGRTPRSNPATYTGVFTAIRELFAGTPEANVRGYKAGRFSFNVKGGRCENCQGDGVIKIEMHFLPDVYVQCPECHGKRYNREALEIKYKGKTISDVLEMTVEQACEFFENVPAIYRKLSTIQEVGLGYIKLGQPATTFSGGEAQRIKLASELSRRSTGKTLYILDEPTTGLHTADVKKLLEILQKLVNGGNSMIIIEHNLEVIKCADYIIDMGPEGGQGGGTVIAEGVPEDIVKVPSSFTGKYLKALLK is encoded by the coding sequence ATGTCAGAGACAATTCGCGTAAAAGGCGCTAGAGAGCATAACCTCAAAGATATTGATGTCGAGATACCGCGTGATAAGCTTGTCGTCGTGACGGGGCTATCTGGAAGCGGTAAGTCATCGTTGGTCTTTGATACGATTTATGCTGAAGGGCAACGACGGTATGTCGAGTCACTTTCGAGCTATGCGCGACAGTTTCTGGGGATAATGGATAAACCTGATGTTGATAGTATAGATGGATTGAGCCCGGCGATTTCAATCGATCAAAAATCAACTAGCCGTAATCCGCGCTCTACAGTCGCTACAGTAACAGAGATATATGATTATTTGAGGCTGTTATTTGCGCGGATTGGTGTACCGCATTGTCCAGTTTGTGGTAAGCCAGTCCACCGCCGAACCGCTCAGGCAATTATCGATGAGGTTATGAAGCTCCCCGAAGGATCTAAGCTGATGGTGCTTGCGCCAATTGTCAGTCAGAAAAAAGGTGAGTTTATGCACATTCCAGAGCAGTATATGCGCAATGGATTTGCACGCGCTCGAGTTGATGGGGTTGTATATTCACTTGATGAGTTCCCAGAGCTTCAGAAATCGTACAAACATGATATCGAAATCGTCGTTGACCGTATCGTTATGAAGCCTGATGCGATCACACGCGTGACTCAGTCGATTGAACAATCGCTTGATATTGCCAGTGGAGTTGTTCAGTTACTCGATGCAGATTCTGGAGAAATTTATACCTATAGTCAGCGCTATGCTTGTGTCGACCATCCAGGGGAGGATATTCCCGAACTAGAGCCTCGTTTGTTTAGCTTTAATGCTCCGCAAGGTGCCTGTCCTGTTTGCACTGGACTTGGGTCGCGCCTTGAGGTTGATCCTGATCTTGTATTTAATCCAAACCTGACGATTGCTGAGGGGGCGATTAGGCCTTATAATCGTGTCAATTCAGATGCTTGGTATATGAAACGGCTGGCGGTTGTCGCGGAGGAGCATGGATTTAGTATTCATGTGCCAGTTAAGCAGCTTAGACCAGCTGATCTTGAGAAAGTCTTGTATGGAACGGGTAGTCAAAAATACCGCATCACGCTTAGCGGAAATCGTTTTTATGACTCTACTTATGAAGGGGTGATTCCAAATCTGGAGAGGCGACACAGGGAGACGGATAGTGATTTCATGCGTCGCGATATTGAGCGGTTTATGCGTGAACGTGAGTGCACGGCATGTAAGGGAATGCGCCTCAAGCCAGCCGTACTCGCAGTTAAGGTTCATGGACTTAATATTATGGATATGTGTCGTTTGGGTGTCGACGATGCAATTGAAATGATTGACGCCCTAGAGCTTTCGGACGAAGAAGAGTTTATCGCCAAGCCGATTCGAAAAGAAGTGAGGGCTCGACTTGGCTTCATGAGTAATGTTGGATTGAGCTATCTCGAGCTTTCGCGTGCGGCAAATACACTTTCGGGTGGTGAGGCGCAGCGAATTCGACTTGCTACGCAAATTGGCTCTGGTTTGCAGGGCGTGCTATATGTACTTGATGAGCCGTCGATTGGTCTTCATCAGCGTGACAATGATCGTCTGATTGGGACTTTAAAGCACCTTCGAGATCTGGGAAATTCTGTGTTGGTAGTTGAGCATGACGAAGACACGATTGCGCAGGCTGATTACTTGGTAGATGTCGGGCCAGGTGCTGGTGTGCGAGGGGGAAAAATTGTCGCTCAGGGGACGCCTGCCGAGGTGGCTAAAAATCCGGATAGTATTACGGGTCGCTATCTGGCTGGTGTAGAAAAAATACCTGTTCCCAAGAAGCGTCGAGTAATTGAAAAGGGTCGTAAGCTTATTGTCCGTGGGGCAAAAGAGAACAACCTGAAAAATATCGACGTTGCTTTTCCGCTCGGCGCTATGACGTTGGTGACTGGCGTGAGCGGAAGTGGTAAATCGACGCTTGTTAACGATATTCTTGCCAAAGAGTTAGCGGCTCGTTTACATCGTGCACAGGAGGTGCCTGGTACTCACGAGAATATTGAGGGTATTGAGCATCTAGATAAAGTTATCGTGATTGACCAGTCGGCGATTGGACGAACGCCACGCTCAAATCCCGCAACGTATACGGGTGTGTTTACAGCGATTCGTGAGTTGTTTGCGGGGACGCCAGAGGCCAATGTTCGTGGCTACAAGGCAGGACGTTTTAGTTTTAACGTAAAAGGTGGGCGCTGTGAAAATTGTCAGGGTGATGGTGTAATAAAGATTGAAATGCACTTTTTGCCAGATGTCTACGTGCAATGTCCTGAGTGTCACGGCAAGCGGTACAATCGTGAGGCGCTTGAGATTAAGTATAAAGGCAAGACAATTTCTGATGTACTTGAGATGACGGTTGAGCAGGCGTGTGAGTTTTTCGAGAATGTGCCAGCAATCTACCGTAAGTTGTCTACTATTCAAGAGGTGGGGCTGGGGTACATCAAACTTGGTCAGCCAGCGACGACGTTTAGTGGCGGTGAAGCTCAGCGAATTAAGTTGGCGAGTGAGCTGAGTCGTCGATCCACAGGCAAGACGCTTTATATTTTGGATGAGCCAACAACTGGTCTACATACGGCAGATGTAAAGAAGCTACTGGAGATTCTTCAAAAACTTGTCAATGGCGGAAATAGTATGATCATTATCGAACATAATCTCGAGGTAATTAAGTGCGCTGACTATATAATCGACATGGGTCCAGAAGGTGGTCAAGGTGGCGGAACGGTGATTGCTGAGGGAGTTCCAGAGGACATTGTGAAAGTTCCATCAAGCTTCACTGGAAAATATCTAAAAGCCTTGTTGAAATAA